A region of the Hyperolius riggenbachi isolate aHypRig1 chromosome 9, aHypRig1.pri, whole genome shotgun sequence genome:
ataattgctgattaaatagggacacagCTAAGAAAATGTCAAAACTCCTCTGTTCCATAAGCGGGAAACaaagtctggatgcgaagtggttaaagagtaggtAGCTCCTTCAGCCCAGCTCCTTATAGtgtaggatttcatggtcaaccttATTACTAACATATGAGACATGCATATGAAACCCAATTGTTCTACAGGATTCCTAACAAAGACTGTGACAAGGAGGTGGCCAATGGCCAAGTTTTTATAACAAGCTCCTCCTCTGAGCATCTAATTATTTATACAATAAATCGGAAACTTCTAGGCTATCTATAATCCTCAAAGAGataaaaagttttgaatcaggatgatacgatttattggctaacttagaagaaaagctgTAAGCTTTCGGCCATGAAGCCTTCgtcagactgattcctgtatactgacaaaatTAGGAACACaacttatatacactggacattgaaaaggagatacatgacagggatgctcaaatccgtattccggagacacccggatagttgtatccggatatctcccagtacacctttgcaggggaggggggggggtgtcaatcttacctgaCTGACTACTTCTTgctccatccctcggcgcctcccacgatgcggttcaCACGCATCACGTGactccaaacacttcctccttcaacccggaataaAGAAGTGTTTGGAGTCGCGTggaccacatcgtgggaggcactGAGGGATGGAGCAAGAAGACGTCAGTCAGGTAAGATTGAACCAACGAACcaattgaaccccccccccccccgcaaaggtgtactgggagatatccggatacaactatccggatatctcccgaatacGGATTTGAGCATGCCTGATACATGATTCTGCATTAAATGTCATTGGATAAAACACTAAATTGCCGCGCTTGTGTTAAACATTTAGGCAGCATACAAAACTGTGGGCTTACTCCTACCCACTTCCATAAAcagtgcaaaaataaataaaaattattgcGCCAGTGAACCAATCTTCACACAAATATATTTGCTAAAATTGAATAAGATTACTATTGCATAAAATGGATTGGATACCATCCACAGCCACCTATCTGGCCAGAtatccacacacaatcacacacctcATACACACTGACCCCTAACTGTGCTTGATTAGATAGCTTTGCTGACAAACAAATTTGCTGCTTGATGTCTTGTCCAATCCTATTTAGTCACAGCTGTTCAGTGCGTCATACACTGGTTTGCTATGTGTGCGCTGCACTCGATTTATTGCACCCTCTATTCTCAGCTCCTTGCTGCTCCAATAGGAAGTTTAGTAAAAAAGATCATTAAAAACGATTGCTCAATAGCGATATTCATCATTAAATTCACTGCGCTTCTTACACTTGATGACATTCAGCTCTTCGCTGCTTCAGTAAAAAGTTCCTTTAAAAGAATCGCTCAGCAGCGGTATTCAACACTTACAGCTTCCAGCCGTGTGTAAACAAAGTTCGTTGTCCACTTTACACAGCGGTTTCAGTACACTTACGTCAACCGTGATCTTCAGGGAGGGGGCGGAGGAGTCAGAAAGTTTCTGCTGGCAGTTGAAATCGAGTCCCGGCCGGTGACTCGCTGCAGAAATCTCCCTCTACCCATAGTACTGGTCGGATGTAAAGGGTGACATCACCGCTATTCTCCCAGCCAAACAGCCGACATGTTTCGATAGGTCCGCCTATCTGCCCCCGGGCTTGCCATGATTAGACCAGCTACTGCTCTTGTACTTTTAGACTCCGCCCACCTCCAGCACATCATCACTTCCTCTCTATTCTCCACAAAATCATTTTTATGCAGTTATGTCCATTGCATTCGCACAATTCACAACTCCGCCTTCTCCTCCCTTATCATATTTAGCGTGCATATTCTTGTGCATATCCCTATGCACATCTCGCAATTCAAGATATAtctctgtgttgtttttttctttattttaagaaGCAAACATTGAAATATTAAAATTCAAATATTTCCACATCTTGATTTAACCCATTTGGGGCGAGACTGTTCATTGTATAAATCCATTTGGTTAGTTTACGCAACATCTTTTTAATAAAGTCCCCTCCTCTCCAATCTTTCCTTACAGTTTGAAGAGCTTTTGCGATTTAATAGAAaggatagggaaatcgctaagcactttgaaaagcaattTCCAGGGCACAttcaatgaataaatacaatgtatttattcatttctggggcaAACAGTGCACTTCCTGACTTACGTCAGGAAGTGCAAAAAACATCCCTACACAAAAGCGCTTCGAAAAGCGTTTTTGCAAGtacaaatcgctctgaaagcccTTAGAAATGCACTTTCAAAATTGCTAAACAAATCGCTGTATATCAAAAACTGTTATCTACGTACAGATTGATATACTGAGTCTATCCTGTCAGAGCTGCCTTTACTTGGCCACGCGCGGTGGTGGCGTGACATCACTTACGTCACGGGGGTAGAGGCGGTACAAACCCTTAAAGTGATCCTGGCAGTGCATGTAAAAAATAGAGAAACGCCCCATCATCATGTAAGCTGatcataatataaatatatataaataaatatatgtacatataatatatatatatatatatatatatatactgtatatatatatatatatatatatatatatatatatatatatatatatgtatatatatacatgtatatcctACTAatgtaataaatgggaaagtttggatgtttggatgtttggatgtttgctactcgatcacgcaaaaacggctgaacggatttgaatgaaatttggtacacacatagtacattacctggaataaagtataggatactttttatacccataaccaaaaagagacaaatactggaaaatgtaaactgcagccattattacactgttacactggaggtgtgtttagcttctaagggtagaatggttaatttgcatatattcagcagtgatgcactgggagacatctcaagctcactccaacctgaattatcgcaaattatttctgttttaagaaagcaaacttttgtttttcttaacatcttagtaagggggcttttaggaccattgtagtcccttacacactccaatgagttctgggtcaccatgagcgtgctggttagtctgtacctctcggtgttacaagccctactgcatagagccaaattaatccatgccatgcactgatgaggctaaaacaatccaaaacagtctgtatgcatgttggattattatggctctgtacaaattaacaagctgacacatcattgcattccagcagttctggaggtgcgtttagcttctaagggtaataatggttattttgcatatattcagcagtgatgcactgggagacatctcaagctcactctaacctgaattatcgcaaactctttctgttttaagaaagcaaactttgtttttcttacactgttaatggtagggttctcaaactttgcacagttggtcgttgggtgactaggattattattcagaaaagtggttggagcctataaaagccaatcaaaattcacctattgattttcaaggggaatatttacatttctgccattcttgcactgttaatggcacaagcctcaaacctggtatagttgatcattgggtgtctggagttcaatttcagaaagggggtggagccacaaatagccaatcagatttgtttcattccaatgcaaattattgttgccaaacactgcaaagctcacaaacttggtaagtgcgtaattgattaattgtgtgttagggttaggaagtgggcacagccaacaccagccaaatacataagcgggcaacgcagggtaataagtgggcggagacaaatacaaatgttactggggaaatgtaaacagcagccattcttacactgttaatggtacggttctcaaactttgcacagttggttactgcgtGATTGgggtaaatattcagaaaagtgggtggaggctacaaaaaacaatcaaaaattacctattgatttttcaggggaatatttcattgctgccattcttgcactgttaatgacacaagcctcaaacctggtacagttgatcattgtgtgactggggtttaaatttatataagggggtggagccccaaacagccaatctgatttgtttcattttaatgcaggttattgatgccaaagaccgcaaagctcacaaacttggtcattgagtaattgagtaaatgggtgttagggttaggaaaagtgggcgcagccaacaccagccaaatacataatcgggcaatgctgggtcatcagtaggcggagagaaATACAAAttccactgagaaaatgtaaactgcagcaattcttacactattaatggtagggttctcaaactttgcacagttggtcactgggtaactgagattaatattcagaaaagtgggtggagcctacaaaagccaatcaaaatccacctattaatctttaaggggaatatttaattgatgccattcttgcactgttaatcacctgtacctggtacagttggccattgggtgattggagttcaaattcagaaaaggggtggagccacagccaatcagatttattttatttcaatgcaaattattgatgccaaagaccccaaagctcacaaacttgataattaagtaattttgtgttagggttagaaaaagtgggtggagccaacaccagccaaatacatacctgggcaatgccgagtcttcagtgggcggagacaaacacaaatttcactgggaaaatgtaaactgcagccattcttacactattaattgtagggttctaaaactttgcacagttggtcactgggtgactgggattaatatttagaaaagtgggtggagcctacaaaaaccaatcacaattcacctattgattttcaaggcaaatatttaattgctgctatttttgcactgttaatggcacaagcctcaaacctggtacagttgatcattggttgactggggttaaatatttagaaatggggtggggccacaaacagcgaatcagatgtgtttcatttcaatgaaaattattcatgccaacgaccacaaatctcacaaacttggtcattgactattgacatttgtgtgttagggttagaaaaagtggccacagccaacagcagccaaatacatacccgggaaacattaggacatcagtgggtggagaaaaatacaaatttcactgccagaatgtaaactgcagccattcttacactgtctgtcaatggtagggttcttaaactttgcacagttggtcactgggtgactgggattaatattcagaaaagtgggtggagcctacaaaagctaatcaaaattcacctattgattttcaaaggagtggagccacagccaattagatttatttcatttcgatgccaattattgatgccaaagaccgcaacgctcacaaactaggtcattattgagtaattgtgtgttaggattagaaaaagaggGCAGAactaacactagccaaatacatacccaggcaccgccgggcgaccagctagtatactAGTAGatatacatttacatatatatatagtactgtgtatatatatatatatatatatatatatatatatatatatatatatatatattacacatacaggctgcatttctatgTTTACTTTCTGTCCTAAGCCAGCAGATTGGGGTTCACATGgagggaatcagacaggctaaactatatATTGTAACATtctctggagatgcagctgcgggcagtcaggataactccgcagctgcttcggtttctcTGTCGGGCGTTTATcccgtccctccggcgtctagcacgccgaggaggggattgtcagtggctcatagggtggctttgtcacgcgcgcgcgtgcacagataggacctttatgcggggagaaggcgcgtcagctgacctgccggtcggctgacgtcagaggagactctcaGCGTTTCCGATTGGTTGATGGGTATGGGCGTGGccaaggggtctcctctgcttcttaagccttctggAGTCACTTGCaatctgtctgctgttgcgaatgcttcatgttagcactcagaccttagatagatccggtgtgctttgatctgggaggaaaccggagatttcacacaagactaggatttattGTTACTGTTGTTATTATATTGCTTGatcacctgtgtatgactctggctctcttctgacttcgcTCTTGCtttactttagcccatctgattctgttgctgactctgcctgaatatttctatcctcttgcctgccgattttgtactgtatctgcccgcCTGTTGCCAAAccaatctgtctgaccactccactcaccagtgagcccttgtcactggtgaggttcattactgatagtacccaccagctcctttggtgaggttctgccaaacagaCCATTTCCACCAAGACAGCTAGGCAtatgaactccttcttccctgctGCCGTTAAACTCTTGAACTCCATTCACTGGCTCACTTCGTCAGGCCGGTAGTCAGATCATATGGTTCCAACGATATGGGTGATAGGTCATCCACTGGCTGTGTTTTTCTGTTATTTCCTATTAGTGCCTTACCTTACCTTACCCTGCTAAAGCCACACCCATCTTAGCTTACTGTAATGCGTCATCCATTTACTGTTTTGGTTGCTAAATGTCATGGTTGTTTTTAATGTCTTTGTTTTTGCCTTTTGTGTTTCTTTTTGTGTCGCTGAGTTCTCtgtttgtgccaaacccaattccgggcatgacccagtcatgcttggcgaaataaacttgattctgattctgattttgattctgattacagttgcaccaagcactatacactactgtcattaccttgttagctatacgtgcattattggtgattctgcaaatcaccatataatcagttatagtgtctggattattggtgatactgcagatcactcaatAACCTGACTCCtgttttgctacaccaatcgttacatatatatatataatagtttAGTCTGTCTGATTCCCCCCATCTGGACCCAAATCTGCTGcttaggacagaaggtaaacatagaAATGCAGCCTGCATGTGTATGAAGAGTTTagcagttgtaatttgatctctcccctgtgtcacctgactgccatggcagatgatctcatttgaaagcacaggatgttaacaatattgccatttggttcccaactgcttgtgAGCTAAatgcttctgccttactgttacagatTTTTTTGccttgattttgactactctctgcctgccgcctgcaccgatatctgcctggattttgactactctctgcctgccttatttgtacagtttcattgTACATTGTACCGTTTATTCatacaaatttgtgttctagtcttttatttatatgcagaatatcAACCAGGccgttattctgacatattttggtgagttatgacttaaaaaTTGGAGccttaaaattcttgaaaaaaaatgtaccgcttttgacagtatgtttgtttaggccgaagttcccctttaatgacaaGTCAATTAGCCAAAGATTTGTATTAGTTTGAGGAGATAATCTTGCTGAAAGGGATTTTTCTAAGAAAAGATTTTGCTGAATTAGGTTTTTGAGGTGAGAGAAGGTGGGAATATCTTCAGACTTCCAATTTGATACGATCAAGTGTCTGGCTGCCCATATAACGTGGGTAACAGTAATTCTAAATTGAACAGGCAAGGGCTAAGGGGGGgctgtaaaatgtatttttataggGAAGCtaaaaaatgatcacctaggagaaaaagggaattgcatatgggccaaagtggcATTAAGAGAGACAGGTATGAATTGCCTTTCTAAAACATAGCAAGCAGTTTTATATCACAATGATACCATTTTTGGGCTAACTTAAAAGTTACACAATAGatgatatcatcctgattcataACGTCtgtcttttactgatggctaacacaggacAATACTCTTCTGCTTTCTAAAACATGAGCCCCAAAACTCCATTGACTTTGCAGTTGATCTGTGTGTTGAAATGTTTATAACTTACCTTTGAAGTATATGGCATTGACGAGAACTAAAAGCGTGGTTGGGTCAAAACTGTCAAACAAATTCTTGATTTGTTCATTGGTATTCTCGGCCACGAAGGAATTGATTTCACTTACTGCTTTTTCTGAATTCTGAAAATCTGTGGGAAAGGCTTCTGAGTGATAGAAGACTTTGAGAACATTCAAGAATTTCTCAAGAAGTTTTCGACCTTCTTGGACAAAGAGAGCATTGGCATTGTGGAGCTCGACATCACGGTTGGATGCATCGAGGATCCAAATGAACTGCTGAAAGCCTTTCTGGATGTCTTGTTCTGAGACAGATGATGTATTGAACCCAAGTACTTCCAATATTTCCATTTTTGTCTGACCCTTTGCACCAGCAGAAAGCATACTAAATGCCATGGAAATACTGATTGGAGAGAAGAATATGTTATCTTTGGGATATTTTGTAGCTAGGTGTGTGTACAAATGATGGGCAAATTTGGTATTGCCGGGTGTAATCTTCTGGAGCGGTGGTATCTTTATAGACAGAGAGCTGGTTTtcacataatcatcatcatcatcatggtgGTCCTTGGCATGGTGGTGTTCATTTTCGGTGAAATGGCCAAAGATTCCCGAACTAAACAGAGCTTCGCTCAAGCACAAAATCAGCAAGAACCTCATagttctgaaagaaaaaaaaagaaataaaatgaattaagaaatttaaaagggtaggttgaaaaaaagaaatgcaaagtcagtgaaggaagattgcaGATAGAGGGTAAATTGGTccctatgtaattcacttttttacctaggtgatattttcccaccttataaataaaatgtcttttaaaggacaactgtagtgagaggaaaatggaggctgtcatatttatttccttttaaacaatacctgttgcctggcagccctgaagaactatttggctgcagtagtgtctgaatcacaccagaaacaagcatgcagctaatcttatcagatctgacaatgatgtcagaaacagctgatttgcagcctgcttgttcggggtctatggcttaaagtattagaggcagaggaacaacaggatagccaggcaactggtattgcttaaaaggaaataaatataaatatggcagctaccatatacctctccttacagttgtcctataagccaccaaacaacaataaaatactcaataattgtaattttgacagtactatttcacctactttttcaattacaggtattttaaacagaagatcaaaaattatctcctgggagaaaacaggGGAaacatgaattgaataaggggcaAGGTCCATTAAGAGAGACACTAAGACATTGAGGGCCATATCTTATTGTCTTTGTTATGATCACATCAGGTGCATTGTTAACTTCCACACTGAGATAAGAGTCTCCCCGAGCACGGAGTCTAAGTGAccatgggtcttcaccagagcaccccgcaagggatgatggcttaactgcctagtgcccaccaggttacaCTCAGAGGGAACCATAACACTGGATCGGAGAACAACCGACACTGTAATGTAGAACTTGAAGTCAAACAGGCCGAGGGTCGGGGCAGGTAGCAGACAAGCGATAACGTGACACAAGCCAAGGATCAAGTCGAATACCAGGGGACATGAAAAAATGTTATGTGAGGCAGTTAGTGGCTCCGAGGCTAAATTCCTAGTTTCCCCAACCCAAGAACATAAAAATGCTTGGATAGAAGCATGGGACAAGCTAAACGATTATTTACAGACCAAAGCAAATCATAAACGATTTTTTAGGAAACAGGCCTTTTTTGAACAGGGAGATCAGACTGGTCATTTGTTATCTGTAATTACTAAGGCACAAGATCCTCCGGCATTCATAGTTGCATTAAGCACGGCCCCTCACACTATCTGTACAGATACCCCTGGTATCCTGGGGGAACTGGAAGGATATTACACTAATCTATACTCTTCAAAGATCTCTTACTCTCAGGAAGAACTTCAAGACTAGATAAGACCCATTTCTCTATTAAGGTTAAATGAAAACGATAAGGCTCTGTTGGATGCCCTTATTATGTTGGAGGAAATAGAGATGGCAGTAGCTTCCTTTCCCAATTGTAAGGCCCCTGGTAGTGATGGTTTACCTATAGAGATGTATAAACGATATTCTGATCTTTTGCTACCTGAATTATTAGAAATCTTTCATCATGTATTTCATAAAGAAACACAAAGGCTGACCAATCAGGCTTTATACCTGCAAAATCTACAGCTATAAATGGTCAAAGAGCGTATTTGAATATGCAACTCCCTGCTGATATTTTAGGTGATAGATGTATTCTATCTTTGGATATTGCCAAGGCCTTTGACAGAGTGGAATGGAAATATTTATATGCGGTATTGGAGGCAATGAACTTAGGGCCTAACTTCCTGAAGTGGGTTCAGATCCTTCCTGTATAAGTCCCCCAAGGCATTTCTGAGTAGTAGTACCAGCTCACAGGCTTTGTCCCTTTAAGCCAAGGACCAGGCTCTtggcagcagggatttcttcgttCCTCTCCTCTCGCAGCTGTGGATAGCACCACTCGCTTTGCAGTCACCAGCGATCTGCACTATGCAGGTTCTCAGTGGCAACAGCAGGCGCCAATTTTAATTGTATCTCCCCTTTTTGGAGGGATTGGTGTGCAAACTGTCTTTCACCTTCCAGCACAAGCATTAACTGCAGCTcattagcttaaagagaacctgaactgaaaataaaaagtaaaaataaccatacacaggtcatacttccctcctgtgtaatctactcctcaatctctttctcctctcctgtgtctcattagtccactgtgatcaatggaattctccaccctctattttaaaaatggccattacccccaaacagcttcctgctcagcacactgttaaactgtaatatcacccacttgagccataggaaaacatggacattaccttgaacaTTCAGTTGTATCTGACAGTTGCTGATATATAACTAGAGATGGcaagaacctccgattttcggttcgcaaatctcaaacgtgaacttccgcaaaaaagtTTGGTCCgtgtttcgaaccgcaatagacttcaatggggatgcgaactttgaaaactagaaacatttatgctggccacaaaagtgatggaaaagatgtttcaaggggcttgattcactaaccggcactaagtgttagcgccagtgtgaaaagccctttttggctGCTAGTGTGCGCAAACCT
Encoded here:
- the LOC137533355 gene encoding serpin A3-5-like; this encodes MRFLLILCLSEALFSSGIFGHFTENEHHHAKDHHDDDDDYVKTSSLSIKIPPLQKITPGNTKFAHHLYTHLATKYPKDNIFFSPISISMAFSMLSAGAKGQTKMEILEVLGFNTSSVSEQDIQKGFQQFIWILDASNRDVELHNANALFVQEGRKLLEKFLNVLKVFYHSEAFPTDFQNSEKAVSEINSFVAENTNEQIKNLFDSFDPTTLLVLVNAIYFKGVWKTSFETVKGESDFHVDENTVIKVSMMKSEGKYRVAFNSEIGCTAVEIPYHGNVSAIIFLPDPGQLHNVERALKKVSSLKLNPMPVCLLVPKFSISPSLDLKEELREMGMKTVFTDDADLSGINGAHNLRVSQAVHKSVVTVNEEGTEAAGATGVVGTERSKPRVIAVKRPFLMTILDKFTRTILFAGRIMRPEN